TCATGCAGACTATGTGAAGAACATGATCACTGGAGCAGCCCAGATGGATGGGGCCATTCTGGTGGTTTCAGCCGCGGACGGGCCCATGCCTCAGACCAGAGAGCATATTTTGCTGGCCAGACAGGTTGGTGTGCCCTATATCGTTGTTTTCCTCAACAAAGTGGACATGGTCGATGATGAAGAGCTGCTTGAGCTGGTAGAGCTTGAGGTCAGAGAGCTGCTGAGCCAGTATGAGTTTCCCGGAGACGAGATTCCGGTAGTCAGAGGCTCTGCTCTGAAGGCGGGAGAGTGTGGCTGCGGCAAAGATGGCTGCCCCAATTGCAAGGTGGTCTATGACCTGATGAAGGCAGTGGATGAGTATATCCCCCTTCCCAAGCGGGATATCGATAAACCCTTCCTGATGCCGGTAGAGGATGTGTTCAGCATTTCGGGGCGTGGAACTGTGGCTACCGGCAGAGTAGAGCGGGGCGTTATCAGAGTGGGCGAGGAAGTGGAAATCGTCGGCATCAAGGAAACGCAAAAGACGGTGGCCACCGGGGTTGAGATGTTCAGAAAGCTGCTGGACGAGGGGCAGGCTGGAGACAACATCGGGGTTCTGCTGCGGGGCAAGAAGCGGGAAGAAATCGAGCGGGGAATGGTTTTGGCCAAACCGGGCAGCATCACTCCGCATACCAAATTCAAAGCCCAGGTGTACGTACTGTCCAAAGAAGAAGGCGGAAGGCATACCCCGTTTTTTAATGGTTATCGGCCTCAGTTTTTTGTGCGGACAACGGATGTGACCGGAACCGTTCAATTGCCGGAAGGTGTGGAAATGGTTATGCCGGGCGATAATGTTGTGATCGTCGGCGAGCTGATTACTCCGATCGCCCTGGAAAAAGAGATGCGCTTTGCCATCCGGGAAGGCGGCAGGACCGTGGGTGCCGGCGTTGTCAGTGAGATCATCGAATAAATTTTAAGCAGGTGAAATCGTGGAATCGCAACGAAGCTGATTCTCAACCACAAGGGACAGGATAAGGAATGAGAGATATCGTAATTTTGGCTTGTTCGGAGTGCAAACACAGAAATTATAACACCACCAGGAATAAGAAAAAGACTCCGAATAAACTTGAGATAAAGAAGTATTGTCGATTCTGTCGATCCCATACTGTTCATCGAGAAACGAAGTAGGCCAGTAGCTCTAACGGCTAGAGCACCGGACTCCAAATCCGGGGGTTGGGGGTTCGAATCCCTCCTGGCCTGCTGAGTCATTTCTCAGATGACGTCAAGAGAGATAACCATTGCCGTATGAATGAGAACTGATAAGAGCAGGTAGCGCACGATGATTGGAAAAGCGATTCAGTTTATCAGAGAAGTAAGATTAGAGATGAAGAAAGTCACCTGGCCGAGTAAAGCCGAGGTAACAAGCTCAACGACTGTGGTTCTGGTGACGACAACAATTATTACTGTTTTTTTATACCTTTGTGACGTAGGGCTGGCACGGGTTATCAGTACGCTGATTAAATAGAACCTGAGCAGCTCCGTTTTCTAGGATACCTGGCTTAAGGCAGATTGAAAGTCATGGGATCGAAGAGTTCACGGAAAAGAATCCATGATAGGTTGAAAGGTTGAGCAAGGGCTAAACATGGCAAAGGCTTGGTATGTAATACATACCTATTCGGGCTACGAAAATAAAGTCAAGACAAGCATCGAACAGCGGTTGCACCATCTTGGGATGGGTGAAGTGGTATCTCAGATTCTCATACCAACCGAAGATGTTTTTGAGCTGAAAAAGGGTCAAAAACACGTCACCAGTAAAAAGTTCTTTCCGGGGTATATTCTGGCAGAGATGGAGATGAACGATGATATCTGGTACATCATCAAGAATACCCCAAAGGTGACTGGCTTTGTCGGAGCAGGATCAAGGCCGACCCCGATGAGTGAGAGAGAGGTTGAGACCATCCTGGAGCAGATGCGGACCGGGGCTACACGACCCAAGGCTGAGGTCCTGTTCGGGAAAGGGGAACGGGTCAAAATCATTGACGGACCGTTTACCAGTTTCACCGGGCAGGTTGATGAGATTAACGAAGACCGGGAAAAGGTACGGGTTCTGGTAAGCATTTTTGGTCGGTCTACCCCGGTAGAGCTCGATTTTGCACAGGTTGAGAAGATATAAGATTGCACAGATAGGGAGCATGCATTTATGGCAAAGAAAATAGTTGGCTATGTAAAGCTTCAGGTTCCGGCAGGGAAAGCGACTCCATCTCCTCCGGTAGGGCCGGCTTTGGGTCAGCATGGTGTGAACATTATGGAGTTTTGCAAAAATTTCAATGAGCAGACGAGGGGGCGGGAAGGTCTGATTATTCCGGTAGTGGTAACAGTGTATGCGGATCATTCCTTCACTTTTGTCACGAAAACACCTCCGGCCGCTGTACTGTTAAAACGGGCTGCTGGAATTGCCAAAGGTTCAGGGACGCCGAATAAAGAGAAAATTGGCAAGGTTACTAAAGAACAGATTAAAGAGATTGCCACGACCAAAATGCCTGACTTGAACGCGATTGATATCGATAGTGCCATCAGGATTGTAGAGGGAACGGCCAGAAGCATGGGTATCGAGGTCGTAGGATGATGGAGGGGCAATGAACGCGGGAAAGAACTATACCAATGCGGCAAAAAAGATTGATCCATCTAAACGGTACGATCTGGACGAGGCAATGGTAGCTGTTAAGGAAGCTGCTTTTGCCAAGTTTGACGAGACCGTAGATATGGCTGTCAGACTTGGGGTA
This is a stretch of genomic DNA from bacterium. It encodes these proteins:
- the secE gene encoding preprotein translocase subunit SecE; the protein is MIGKAIQFIREVRLEMKKVTWPSKAEVTSSTTVVLVTTTIITVFLYLCDVGLARVISTLIK
- the rpmG gene encoding 50S ribosomal protein L33; amino-acid sequence: MRDIVILACSECKHRNYNTTRNKKKTPNKLEIKKYCRFCRSHTVHRETK
- the nusG gene encoding transcription termination/antitermination protein NusG; amino-acid sequence: MAKAWYVIHTYSGYENKVKTSIEQRLHHLGMGEVVSQILIPTEDVFELKKGQKHVTSKKFFPGYILAEMEMNDDIWYIIKNTPKVTGFVGAGSRPTPMSEREVETILEQMRTGATRPKAEVLFGKGERVKIIDGPFTSFTGQVDEINEDREKVRVLVSIFGRSTPVELDFAQVEKI
- the tuf gene encoding elongation factor Tu — translated: MAKEKYERTKPHVNIGTIGHVDHGKTTLTSAITKVLANKGLAEYRAFDQIDNAPEERERGITIATAHVEYQTESRHYAHVDCPGHADYVKNMITGAAQMDGAILVVSAADGPMPQTREHILLARQVGVPYIVVFLNKVDMVDDEELLELVELEVRELLSQYEFPGDEIPVVRGSALKAGECGCGKDGCPNCKVVYDLMKAVDEYIPLPKRDIDKPFLMPVEDVFSISGRGTVATGRVERGVIRVGEEVEIVGIKETQKTVATGVEMFRKLLDEGQAGDNIGVLLRGKKREEIERGMVLAKPGSITPHTKFKAQVYVLSKEEGGRHTPFFNGYRPQFFVRTTDVTGTVQLPEGVEMVMPGDNVVIVGELITPIALEKEMRFAIREGGRTVGAGVVSEIIE
- the rplK gene encoding 50S ribosomal protein L11; this translates as MAKKIVGYVKLQVPAGKATPSPPVGPALGQHGVNIMEFCKNFNEQTRGREGLIIPVVVTVYADHSFTFVTKTPPAAVLLKRAAGIAKGSGTPNKEKIGKVTKEQIKEIATTKMPDLNAIDIDSAIRIVEGTARSMGIEVVG